The following are encoded in a window of Brettanomyces bruxellensis chromosome 9, complete sequence genomic DNA:
- a CDS encoding uncharacterized protein (MEROPS:MER0019759) produces the protein MTSTPTFPDTSAHEALPSNVAPTHYKIHLFNLDTAKNTFSGVANIHFDVNGTTSSIILHQKFLEFQKTKIVANLAKTRTEIPVKSVKKNDAKETVEFHLSEDNTSAIAKGSIDMEIHYTGVIRTDMAGFYSSHYEDKETGKTEYILTTQFESAEARSAFPSYDEPSSKATFDISLTVDKNLCVLSNMPVASSKTLDSGKKGPGFDKPLKEVRFETSPKMSTYLVAWAVGKFEYIEDQTDKVYSGNHIPIRVYTLPGQSETGKFALSVAKKDVDYLSKIFDVDYPLPKLDLLAVPQFGAHAMENWGMVTFRATALLFDPAKSDAVYQQSVAYTVSHEIAHSWFGNYVTMSWWSHLWLNESFATFVGSLCVENMYPEWDTFTDFVTNGVEVALDLDSLRNSHPIEVKVNTAAEIDEIFDPISYLKGGSVIRMVANAVGIDVFLRGVSKYLKKYAFGNAKSDDLWDAVSQVSGIDITGLVSPWIRAVGHPYLSVSKSADSKSIKITQKRFLSSGDATAKDDEITWWIPNVSALEGGKKEATVPVEGFLKLNKDTYGFYQVIYDDALFQNILAHLDQLSPEDKIGLIADTSAGAQAGLMKTSQLLDLLYALKDNEDNVNVWTEAVKRLNTLKQLYFSDPDVLKMLNGFSKDLFSGRFTKLHGSKQSLSFQETKLEALLFAETGVAGCQQAISIAEALYKAGNVSPYLKLPVYKTLLANPDSCTLSAFDTVIKEAKKPVAIDSTEICLSALGYIANDTLLDKVLSLYFSKYVLEMDYSFLTMSLVENPRTKVAFWKFFESHYPDFRNKVAMWTLDRLIKSFLPKLVSADLYKDASTFFADKDTTGYTKGLKQGLDSIKYSLLWSDRSKTDVFEWLKSKGY, from the coding sequence AAGATAGTCGCCAATCTAGCCAAGACCAGGACCGAGATTCCAGTGAAGTCCGTCAAGAAGAATGATGCCAAAGAGACGGTCGAGTTCCATTTGAGCGAGGATAACACTTCGGCAATTGCCAAAGGCTCGATTGACATGGAAATTCACTACACAGGAGTAATCAGAACAGACATGGCAGGCTTCTATTCGTCTCACTACGAGGATAAGGAAACAGGCAAGACAGAATACATATTAACAACACAGTTTGAGTCTGCAGAGGCCCGTTCGGCCTTCCCATCGTATGATGAGCCAAGCAGTAAAGCCACCTTTGACATCTCACTTACCGTTGATAAGAATCTTTGCGTGCTCTCGAACATGCCAGTTGCGTCATCCAAGACCTTGGACAGCGGGAAAAAGGGGCCTGGATTCGACAAACCACTCAAGGAAGTGCGGTTTGAGACCAGTCCAAAGATGTCAACATACTTGGTGGCCTGGGCAGTTGGCAAGTTTGAGTACATAGAGGATCAAACCGACAAAGTTTACAGCGGCAACCACATTCCTATCCGTGTGTACACTCTTCCTGGGCAGTCGGAAACGGGAAAGTTTGCCCTTTCCGTTGCCAAGAAGGACGTCGACTACCTCTCGAAAATCTTCGATGTCGATTATCCTCTTCCAAAGTTGGATCTTCTTGCCGTGCCCCAGTTTGGTGCGCACGCAATGGAGAACTGGGGGATGGTCACTTTCAGGGCCACCGCCTTGCTTTTCGACCCGGCCAAGTCCGATGCTGTCTATCAGCAGAGTGTTGCATACACCGTGTCGCACGAAATTGCACATTCCTGGTTTGGAAACTACGTCACCATGAGCTGGTGGTCGCATCTCTGGCTTAACGAGTCCTTTGCCACGTTCGTGGGCTCTCTTTGCGTTGAGAACATGTACCCTGAGTGGGACACGTTCACAGACTTTGTGACAAACGGTGTTGAAGTGGCCCTCGATCTCGATTCCTTACGTAATTCCCACCCTATCGAGGTCAAAGTGAACACTGCTGCTGAAATTGACGAGATTTTCGACCCCATTTCGTACTTGAAAGGTGGCTCTGTCATCAGGATGGTTGCCAATGCCGTTGGAATCGATGTTTTCTTGAGGGGTGTCTCCAAATACCTCAAGAAGTATGCATTTGGCAATGCCAAATCGGACGATTTGTGGGATGCCGTGTCTCAAGTTTCAGGCATCGACATCACAGGCCTTGTCAGTCCATGGATTAGGGCCGTCGGACATCCTTATCTCTCTGTTTCCAAGTCGGCCGATTCGAAAAGCATCAAAATCACACAGAAGCGTTTTCTATCGAGCGGTGATGCTACTGCAAAAGATGACGAGATCACGTGGTGGATCCCTAACGTTTCTGCACTAGAAGGAGGCAAAAAGGAGGCAACCGTTCCAGTTGAGGGTTTCTTGAAGTTGAATAAAGATACCTATGGCTTCTACCAGGTCATCTATGACGACGCGCTTTTCCAGAACATCCTTGCACATCTTGACCAGCTCTCGCCAGAAGACAAGATTGGACTCATTGCAGACACGTCTGCCGGAGCACAGGCTGGCTTGATGAAGACTTCACAGCTTTTGGACTTGCTATATGCATTGAAAGATAATGAGGACAATGTGAATGTCTGGACAGAGGCTGTCAAGAGGCTCAACACCCTAAAGCAGCTTTACTTCTCTGATCCGGATGTGCTCAAGATGCTCAATGGCTTCTCCAAAGATTTGTTCAGTGGCAGATTCACCAAATTGCACGGCAGTAAGCAAAGTTTGAGCTTCCAGGAGACGAAATTGGAAGCACTTCTTTTTGCAGAAACCGGTGTTGCCGGATGCCAGCAGGCAATATCGATTGCCGAGGCTTTGTATAAGGCTGGAAACGTTAGTCCCTACCTCAAACTTCCAGTCTACAAGACACTTTTGGCCAATCCAGACAGCTGTACTCTAAGTGCATTTGATACTGTTATAAAGGAGGCAAAGAAGCCGGTGGCTATTGACTCTACAGAAATTTGCCTAAGTGCCTTGGGATATATCGCCAATGACACTTTGCTTGACAAGGTGCTTTCCCTATATTTCTCCAAGTACGTGCTTGAGATGGACTACTCCTTCCTCACAATGTCATTGGTCGAGAACCCAAGGACTAAAGTCGCCTTTTGGAAATTCTTCGAAAGCCACTATCCAGACTTCAGGAACAAGGTTGCAATGTGGACTCTTGACAGACTTATCAAGAGCTTCCTCCCTAAGCTTGTTTCAGCTGATTTGTATAAGGACGCCAGCACATTTTTTGCCGATAAGGATACAACAGGCTACACTAAGGGTCTCAAGCAAGGGTTGGACTCTATAAAATACAGCTTGCTTTGGTCCGACAGATCTAAAACGGATGTGTTTGAATGGCTCAAGAGTAAGGGATACTGA